The following are encoded together in the Choristoneura fumiferana chromosome 4, NRCan_CFum_1, whole genome shotgun sequence genome:
- the LOC141427250 gene encoding uncharacterized protein produces the protein MSPFVLLVLAVSALTVNCATEPSSEDASVKPATEPTISGSASVKPASEPTISGPASVKPATEPTISGPASVKPATEPTTLGPASVKPATEPTISGPASVKPATEPTISGPASVKPATEPTISGSASVKPATEPTISGSASVKPAIEPTISGPASVKPATEPTISGSASVKPATEPIISGSASVKPASEPTISGPASVKPATEPTISGPASVKPATEPTISGSASVKPATEPTISGSASVNPASEPTISGPASVKPATEPTISGPASVKPATEPTISGPASVKPATEPTISGPASVKPATEPTTLGPASVKPATEPTILGSASVKPATEPTISGPASVKPATEPTTLGPASVKPAAEPASLGATLATNLTPESKPEPADKAHVALYLFLSLGVAGAVIGISYLIYKRHKANSYVLPSHARETTALNNISR, from the exons ATGAGTCCGTTTGTGCTTCTGGTATTAGCTGTTAGTGCTTTAACa gtgAATTGTGCTACGGAACCCAGCTCGGAGGATGCTTCAGTAAAACCCGCCACTGAACCAACCATCTCGGGGTCGGCTTCAGTAAAACCCGCCTCTGAACCAACCATCTCGGGGCCTGCTTCAGTAAAACCCGCCACTGAACCAACCATCTCGGGGCCTGCTTCAGTAAAACCCGCCACTGAACCAACCACCTTGGGGCCTGCTTCAGTAAAACCCGCCACTGAACCAACCATCTCAGGGCCTGCTTCAGTAAAACCCGCCACTGAACCAACCATCTCAGGGCCTGCTTCAGTAAAACCCGCCACTGAACCAACCATCTCGGGGTCGGCTTCAGTAAAACCCGCCACTGAACCAACCATCTCAGGTTCGGCTTCAGTAAAACCCGCCATTGAACCAACCATCTCGGGGCCTGCTTCAGTAAAACCCGCCACTGAACCAACCATCTCGGGGTCGGCTTCAGTAAAACCCGCCACTGAACCAATCATCTCGGGGTCGGCTTCAGTAAAACCCGCCTCTGAACCAACCATCTCGGGGCCTGCTTCAGTAAAACCTGCCACTGAACCAACCATCTCGGGGCCTGCTTCAGTAAAACCCGCCACTGAACCAACCATCTCGGGGTCGGCTTCAGTAAAACCCGCCACTGAACCAACCATCTCGGGGTCGGCTTCAGTAAACCCCGCCTCTGAACCAACCATCTCGGGGCCTGCTTCAGTAAAACCCGCCACTGAACCAACCATCTCGGGGCCTGCTTCAGTAAAACCCGCCACTGAACCAACCATCTCGGGGCCTGCTTCAGTAAAACCCGCCACTGAACCAACCATCTCGGGGCCTGCTTCAGTAAAACCCGCCACTGAACCAACCACCTTGGGGCCTGCTTCAGTAAAACCCGCCACTGAACCAACCATCTTGGGGTCTGCATCAGTAAAACCCGCCACTGAACCTACCATCTCGGGGCCTGCATCGGTAAAACCCGCCACTGAACCAACCACCTTGGGGCCTGCTTCAGTAAAACCCGCCGCTGAACCAGCCAGCTTAGGGGCAACATTAGCCACCAATTTGACACCCGAATC AAAACCGGAACCAGCAGACAAAGCACATGTGGCTCTATATTTATTCTTATCCTTGGGCGTCGCTGGAGCAGTCATTGGAATAAGCTACCTGATCTACAAACGCCATAAGGCCAACAGTTACG